The Calliphora vicina chromosome 3, idCalVici1.1, whole genome shotgun sequence genome contains a region encoding:
- the Clk gene encoding circadian locomoter output cycles protein kaput produces MEDENDDRDDTKRRSRNLSEKKRRDQFNSLVNDLSALISTSNRKMDKSTVLKSTIAFLKHHNEATDRSKVFEIQQDWKPSFLSNDEFTQLMLESLDGFIIVFGSRGPIFYTSDSITAQLGYLPCDLMKRTIFDLAYEMDHESLLNVFLNHKPVIEPMQTDISSRNQITFFVHLKRGGIDDRSSGNTHELVKFVGYFRNDANVEAGSIQNTQSSLPRILQLNAANEIDKKLIFVGTGRLQMPQLIREITVTDPTRNEFTSKHSMEWKFLFLDHRAPPIIGYMPFEVLGTSGYDYYHFDDIDDIVNCHEGLMQSGKGKSGYYRFLTKGQQWIWLQTDFYISYNQFNAKPDYVVCTHKVVNYADVLKNQKKDKQSILTNTISADKIKSPVSVVRDLEPTNSHVESSTTTPATTSSITTGNSSGLCSNSVNLLGDIISNENSPSMDALWTNASTPTGAGTSHINPLKSTSRPASSYGNISSTGVSPNVKRKRYPYHYRGNESDSTSMSADSGTSRHSLMTHMSSGRQRLSSSIHQQNLNSTGNQHQHHTHHLQQQHSMPIATHNQLSQVLNHQQQHQHQHTHNHQPMPQQMSMHLNTSNGQQGHQKMLQMLPQHSTATMAGSNSCQFSQTPFPLRNHQIVTPTFLEPPQYLTAIPVQPVIGPFPVAPVISPLPNQTDMLAGPVIMTPTQSQLQEQLQRKHDELQKLIMQQQDELRIVSEQLLLARYTLLQPMMPVNYNTPVTVGNNTRNYNYNGNTVQPQFNQYGFAMNAVEIQNQQDQQMMMQQQHNLQQQMHQNHAQQQQSAQQLQQTMMQAQTNHHEQHVLPQTEPLIMNRAVPDLDQFAQEEFDAFLNLSPLHSMEGSQSNMLPLSSVNNNSNQLSNQNVNNTTNTNNPSANNTNHLQTTSFNTNPNNSEDSLLSYMQMAAESSPALNFPMGISDDGSESQQEDTKLLQSTNAPHHMPGGAGPTQSTVAPAQQRSPSFFPPQNFQSLTVAPQNANVNNSSNNTSTTTNPSNNAADSLPSDLDAILPYPIAPEQSQNLFNTSSTHAAGNNQ; encoded by the exons aaGATCTCGAAATCTTAGCGAAAAGAAACGTCGAGATCAATTCAATTCACTGGTCAATGACTTGAGTGCATTAATCTCAACCTCAAATCGTAAAATGGACAAATCAACTGTACTGAAATCAACAATTGCATTTCTGAAACATCACAATGAGGCTACCGATCGTTCGAAAGTATTTGAAATACAACAGGACTGGAAGCCATCATTTCTGAGCAATGATGAGTTTACGCAATTGATGTTGGAGTCATTGGATGGTTTTATTATAGTATTTGGAAGTCGTGGTCCTATATTTTACACATCAGATAGTATAACAGCTCAATTAGGATATTTACCG TGTGATCTCATGAAGAGAACAATTTTCGATTTAGCATACGAAATGGATCATGAAAGTCTGCTAAATGTTTTCCTAAATCACAAACCCGTCATTGAACCCATGCAGACCGACATCAGTTCCCGGAATCAAATCACATTCTTTGTGCATCTGAAACGTGGCGGCATCGATGATCGTAGTAGTGGCAATACACATGAATTAGTAAAATTTGTAGGTTATTTTA GAAATGATGCTAATGTGGAGGCGGGAAGTATACAAAATACTCAATCATCATTACCACGTATTTTACAACTGAATGCTGCGAATGAGATTGATAAGAAGTTGATATTTGTGGGCACGGGACGTTTACAAATGCCCCAGTTGATACGTGAAATAACAGTGACTGATCCTACGCGCAACGAATTCACCTCAAAGCATAGTATggaatggaaatttttatttctggaTCATAGAGCACCACCCATTATTGGTTATATGCCGTTTGAAGTATTGGGTACCTCAGGCTATGATTACTATCATTTCGATGATATAGATGATATTGTGAACTGCCATGAGGGGT TAATGCAGTCTGGCAAAGGAAAATCTGGCTACTATCGTTTTCTGACCAAAGGCCAACAATGGATTTGGTTACAAACCGATTTCTATATTTCATACAATCAATTCAATGCCAAACCCGATTATGTGGTCTGCACCCATAAAGTTGTTAACTATGCCGATGTGCTTAAGAACCAGAAAAAAGACAAACAAAGTATTTTGACAAACACCATATCTGCGGACAAAATCAAATCTCCCGTCTCGGTCGTACGCGATTTAGAACCCACTAATAGTCATGTAGAATCATCAACAACAACGCCCGCCACCACATCCAGCATAACGACTGGCAACAGTAGTGGATTGTGTAGTAATAGTGTTAATTTGCTGGGCGATATTATTAGCAATGAAAACTCTCCCAGCATGGATGCTTTGTGGACGAATGCATCGACACCAACGGGGGCTGGCACTAGTCATATTAATCCATTGAAATCGACATCACGACCAGCTTCCAGTTACGGTAATATAAGTTCAACTGGTGTTTCGCCAAATGTCAAAAGAAAACGTTATCCGTATCATTATAGAGGCAATGAATCGGACTCAACATCCATGTCGGCCGATTCCGGTACGAGTAGGCATTCGCTAATGACACACATGAGTTCG GGCCGACAAAGACTGTCATCCAGTATACATCAGCAAAATCTAAACTCAACAGGAAATCAACATCAGCATCATACACATCacctacaacaacaacactccATGCCAATTGCCACTCACAATCAACTTTCTCAAGTGTTAAACCACCAGCAGCAACATCAACATCAGCATACACACAATCATCAGCCAATGCCTCAGCAAATGTCCATGCATTTGAATACAAGCAACGGCCAACAGGGACATCAGAAAATGCTGCAAATGCTGCCGCAACATTCAACGGCAACTATGGCAGGAAGTAACTCATGTCAATTTTCTCAGACGCCATTTCCACTGCGTAATCATCAAATCGTGACGCCCACATTTCTAGAACCACCACAATATTTAACCGCGATACCAGTGCAACCAGTGATAGGACCGTTCCCAGTGGCTCCGGTTATATCGCCTCTACCG AATCAAACGGATATGCTAGCGGGACCTGTGATAATGACACCCACCCAGAGTCAATTGCAAGAACAGTTGCAGCGCAAACATGATGAATTGCAAAAATTGATCATGCAGCAACAAGATGAATTGCGAATAGTGTCCGAACAGTTGCTTTTGGCACGCTACACTCTGCTGCAGCCGATGATGCCCGTGAACTACAATACGCCGGTGACGGTGGGGAATAATACTCGAAACTATAATTACAATGGCAATACCGTGCAGCCTCAGTTCAATCAGTATGGTTTTGCCATGAATGCAGTCGAAATACAAAATCAACAAGATCAGCAAATGATGATGCAACAGCAACATAATCTGCAACAACAAATGCATCAAAATCACGCCCAACAGCAGCAGTCGGCCCAACAGTTACAACAAACCATGATGCAAGCCCAGACGAACCATCACGAACAGCACGTGTTGCCTCAAACGGAGCCGTTAATAATGAATCGTGCTGTACCCGATTTGGATCAATTCGCCCAAGAAGAATTCGATGCTTTCCTTAATCTATCGCCTTTACACAGTATGGAGGGTTCTCAAAGTAACATGCTTCCGCTGAGTAGTGTCAACAACAATAGCAATCAGTTATCAAATCAAAATGTTAACAACACCACGAATACTAACAATCCCAGTGCCAACAACACCAATCACCTACAAACGACATCTTTCAACACCAACCCCAACAACAGTGAAGACTCTTTGCTTTCCTACATGCAAATGGCTGCTGAATCGAGTCCTGCCCTTAATTTCCCCATGGGCATAAGCGACGATGGTTCCGAGAGCCAGCAAGAAGACACCAAACTTTTGCAAAGTACCAACGCACCACATCATATGCCAGGTGGAGCGGGGCCAACACAGTCCACAGTGGCGCCAGCACAACAACGTTCACCCTCATTCTTTCCGCCTCAGAATTTTCAAAGTCTCACCGTTGCCCCGCAAAATGCTAATGTAAATAATTCATCCAATAATACTTCCACAACGACAAATCCTAGTAATAATGCTGCAGA